CTGATgtgttaaacacacaaaaatgtgacaGTATTTTTACAACAGCACACTTCAAATCCCAGAAAGAGCACAAAGCCTCTCATTTGATTACAGAAATCGCCACAGAAACACGTGGCACTAATTCAAATAGTCCATCACAGAACACAAagtcagagctcagagacacacatgtCAATGCACAGGAGGTGGATCATTTctcacaaagtgtgtgtgaagagaacTCCAGCAGAGCAGGGTCAGAGATCCACCCACAGGTTTGTACTACTGTAACCAAACCCCAGGATGAGGCTTGGGTGTTGGGTGTCTGCTTCCAAGAGGAGCAGTTTGGGTGTGTTGGCACTACAACAGAGGGAGATAAACCACTGGGGACAGTGAATGAAatctgctcctccatcacatTTTCCACAGAAAGCGCGTCCTCTTTTCCGTCAGACACCTGTGCTACTGAGCGGACTGCTGCTCCAAAGCTTCCTAAAGAAACTTCTCTTGCCCCGACAGCAGAGAGGCAGCCAGATCTAAAACAGCCTGAGAGTGCAAGGTCACAATCATGGCTCATTCCGGGTCACACCCAGGATTTAATCCCTAATTGTTACCTGGATCAGGGGAGAGGAAAACCCCACTGCAGGAAGCTCCTTTCTGTGGACGAGGTTTTGGAAGCCATAGAGTGTGGCCCTGTGGAACCAGAGCCTGGATCAACTCagtttctgtctgacactggTAGAAGATCAGAGGAATGTCTGCCTTTCTCGGACAATCTGCTTTTTTTATCCGgcagctgtggagcagaggaTTCCTCCCCTCTGTTATCAGACGACTttagagaagagaggaggagggtaaGATCaccctgctccttcctcaggCATAACAAGGAACAGGAGGCGAAGAGCAGTCATGTTTATGTTGACCATGAGCAGACTGTGGAAGCAGTAAGTAAAGACATCCTTACACAGTCACAACTTGGTATAACTGAGCCTTCTGAGCAGCTTAGAGGTAGCAAAACAACTTCAAGGGATCCTGATTCTTATTTTACTCATTCTGCTACTGAGTCCATTCAAGATGGCATCAGAGAACACTCAGGCATACCTCAACAAACCATAGCTCTCTCTGGTCAGTGCAATCAGGATCAGATAGGGGTGAATACACCTGAATTCTGTAGCCTGAAAACATCTCCCCCTGTGGTGTCAGACACCAACAATAACACTACACCCACTATAAAAGCAGCCCACACAGGGGAGGCTGTAGGTTGTTTCTCAGAGGAAGCCCAGAACTGCAAGAGTCTTGGGAAATTAAGCTCCCCCCAGATTGAGCCACCCAAAAAGGTAGCACATGAAGGTTTGGAAGATGTAGATAAGCCTCAAGGTGACATTGAAAGTTTGCTTCTTTCTGTCAAACCTGTACCTGGGGATGAGGGCTGCGAGTCTGTGCTAGGAACAGACTTTGATTGTCATTTTAGAGTGGTCCATGCTAATGAGCAAGATAAACATAAGACTGGGGGGGTTTATGCTGAAAGTCTAGACTGTTATAACTCAGAAGGAAATGACTTGAAGCCCTTAATGTCAAGTTCAGAATTGGATGGTGAATGTAATAACGAGAAGCACTTTTTTAGCCCAGCAGGAGATCATAGCTTACACAACAACAGAGGCAGCTTACCCACATCACTGGAGGACTCTGAACTGAAGTGCAGGAACAACACACAGGTTACCTTGCCAGCTCTGCAGCAGGGAGTGAAGGCAGTGAGGTACTCATACTCTGACGTCAGCCTGAACCTGTCAGGTGGAAGTGGCTTAGAGCCAATTCTGGAGGCTGAACGCTCAATGGAAACTTGTAGTAAAACAGAAGAACAGATCATGAGGCCTCATCATGAGGAAGCTGGAGCTAATGTTAATCTTTCAGGTGACGTCTCCAGTCCAAATCTtccacaccaacagactgaTCAGGGGTCTCAGTTAGAGCCTAAGGTGAACCTCACACCTGTCCACCGCAGTTGTAATGAAAAGCGCTCTAGACCTATGACTGTTGCCTATGATGCTGTGTCTTACACCTCCGCTTGCAGTAACTGTGATGAGGTGGAGGATCCTGTTTCACCCAGGAGTTCCAATCCAGACAAAAAGAGAGCCAAATCAAAAGGTGGTCAGACTGGAAATAAAGGTTCAaagttttctgtgtttgctaaAATGCCTTCTTTCAGGAGGACTAAGGGCTCCAAAGGAGCCAAAAGTGAGGAGGTATCTCTCACTTcaccagagggaggagttgaggGCCTTACTGAGCTTAGCCCACAGAGAGACTCAGAGGATGAGGTTTTTATCAAAGATGACATCCTCAACCATTATGAGGTAGAAGATGACGAGTTTGGCTTCTTCCCCTCTACTTCCCGCACTCGCCATATACGTCAGTTGGTCAACCAAGAAAGTAATGTGGAGGATACTGGAGAACCAAACCTAGACAACCCTCTCCTCAGGCAGGTCCAGTCACCCAACGGTGAGAGCTACAAGAGAAGCAAGAGCAATGAGAGTTTAAACATTCGCATGCGGTTTGCACAAGCACACAAGTCCCTCTCCAGCCTGTTTGAGTCCCGTTCGATGGATAAGGAGAATGACGAGCAGGCCACTGTGAGCACTGAGGAGGATTCTGGTAAAGCTAAACAACCCTGGAGGAAGCTTAGAAAGACCAAGGAGTCTGAGCTTCTTAAAAGAACTCTGTCAGTGCCAGGTGGTGAATGTAGCACTGCAGCCTATGAGCAGGACCATGGAGACTTTACCTCCTCTCCACTCTTGGACAGGCTCAGCAGCCCAGGATCACCACCCTCCCTCAGAACCTTACGCCATACGGATCCCATCGCCAAGCGTGGAGTTCCACAAAAATGTGGACAAGAAAGCCTCAATGGATGCAAATCTGAAGGGCAGAGACGCAAATGTTCACCTAACACACTGTGTATGTCTCCATCTTTAAATGATTCCACAGCCCACACTAGCCCCGTTTCACCTTTGAGCCCTGGCTCGGTAGCCTTACTTAATCACCATTTTTTGCCAACATGGACCAGGTCTCACTCGGTGGGTGGTGAGGGCTTGACTGAGAGCCCTGTCAGGCCAATGAGCCCAAAACCTAACAGCCCAAGGCCTTCGGCTCAGCGCAAAATCTTCCGCCATCCCCACTCAGTGAgggcctgttctgtctctcCTATTGTTTTGGGTCAGTCAGTCAGCGTGGAGGGATTGACAGACCCCCCTGAGAGACCCAAGACCCTAAAACCCTCAGCTAGCCCTCTGGGTCTCAGTCTCAGCCCTCTGGATGCAGCAGAGGGCAGAATAGACAGCCAATCACACATCAGCCTGTATGCCATTGGCTCCATCAGTGAGTTAGAGGTAAGAAAATTCAATAAGTTCTGTGATGAAATGTGATAAATGCCCTCCCTTTATGGTTAACATGATGATAAAACGGGCCAGCAGCTACTTCAGAAAAGTTTATCTTGGAGTGAAACTGCTTGTTAAACTCTTGCTCTGCAGTCAATGGTGTTTTGTGTCTATATCTGATAGTCAGAGAACAAGCTGATGGTTCTTtgtgcagaggaggagaaaaaacagCAGAGTCAGCTCCTTCTCTGCCCCCAGCACTGTGACTTAGCTGCTGCTGTCCCTCCTCTTTACCAATCCCTACAATAGTCCTGTACAATGCACAGGCAGCTAAGGATAACCTTAGGACTGGTGCCCCCTTGTGGCTTTATCCCATATGGTACAGAATAGAATAGGGCTGCTTCAACACAGGAATTTCTACAAGTTAGACCCCCACTCAGGGCACAGCGGCCTTGCTGGATCCAGACTAATCATGCAGTCAGAGGAAATGGTCTGGATGTTTTTTATTGATGGGAGCAGTCACAAGGTAGGGTGAGCAGACCAAGtacagttcagttttttttaaagaataggTCATCCTATGTCCTACTGCAATTCCACTCCTGTATGTAACATACTTTTGAAGCATTCCCAAGACCATACGCCCTTATAATCAGGCTCATAGACCACAAAAGTAAAGAGAGGGACCCCTCAAAATATCTGAAAAGTTTTAGTAAATCAGAGATCAGTCACATGGCTCCCACTTTATTTTTCCCTGTGAGACTGTTAGactcttaaaaacacacacaggaaagaaaaatgacagaGTGAATAACAACATATCTGATTCATAGACTCATGGGCTTTATGTAACTcttaaaattggtgattaaagggtgtGGGTGCACCTTTATTTAGTCGAGGGGATTATATGCTCTATTTAAACCTTGCTAAAGGGCACCTGGCTACTGCCAAACTGGAGACACTGTTTCTGAATGGCTTTAGTTGCTGAAAATagctttgtttctctttattatGACCTCTCAGTACATAGATTCTCTTCAGAGGTTTTGATTTTATCACTGGACATGCACAGCTGGTGGCCTTTGCAATAAGTTTATGCAAATTCACAGATGTCTAATTGAGTCCTACAATCAACCTCTGTTTAAAACCAGCTTGGGTCATCGTGGTTCTGCAGAGTAATGCTACCCAACGTCCTTATAAATCAACAATATTTAAAGCATATTGTCTTTTCGTTCCCTTGTCCTGTACCAAAGAAACTACTTACCTTAAAAGAGAGCTGCATTAGTGTAGAAAAAGTGACTGTGACTAACCAGTTAACTGTGCACTCAAAAGGGCAAACAAAGCAGCGGGCGAACGGCCGGTCAGTGCCGAGGAAGAAAGCTGCTAGAGGGGAAGGAGGGGAAGGCCTCGGTGGTTGGTGGTGGGCTGAGGACcggctgctgggtggaggatgGAGCCGTCCGGCGGCGAAGACGAACGTGTTCAGACGATCTCTGGATAGAAGAGCAaaagaaatacaaacacaaactggcCAGAGCCATCAGGGGCAGCATGGGCCAGCTCAACGCACTCTTATCTGAGAACAGGGACAAAGTAAGATGTGGCCTCCACAGACTTTTTCCagctctgcttcacctctgagTTTCTGTTGCTCCTCCACATTCTGCTCCTCTCTGGTGGATTCTGACAGCGTTTCTTGGCCCCTGTCCTCTGTTTACTTTCTGCATGGCCTCCTGCTCATTTGCTTCCTCAGCTCTTCTGCACTTTATTCCACGCATGCTTCTTCATGTTAATTTTGTTCTTTAAAATGTACTCAGTTTGTAAATGTGCTAATGTTGGCTAAATTCCATTCCCACAGAATGATGCTGGAGTCACCTTAGGGCCTGTCGAGGCCTTCCGTGGGATGCCACTCAAGTCCCACTGCTTCTCTCAGAGCACCCCCATTGGCCTTGACTGCTTGGGCTGGAGAAGGCACATCTCCTATTCCTGTGAGTACCCAATCTGGTTCAGTCTTTTGGAGagatttacattacatttacatacatttacacactggGCTGGGTTTAAACTTGCTGATGTGTTCTGCCTGTGCCTCTGCAGGTTTTCCCATAATAGTGCTTATCTGGTTTTTTGATGGttccaaaaaaaatattttagaaGGAATGGTTGTCTGCTTCTTTGTGGTCGACTGACTGTACCTGGTCTTCTTGGCTGTGCTAGTTCTATGTGAATGAAGTTGAATATCTACCTATAAAAGGACAGGACTGCATCGTTCTGCTGTAAATCAGTGATTCCTTGTAAGGTTTTTGTGTGACTGTGGGTTATAGTAAGCAGATTTGTGTGAATATTCTGTGTGTGGGATGTTTCAGAAAAAGCGTTTGGATGTGTTCACCTTGACAGATTTTCCAACTCACACACTTTGTTTCTTTACACGAGTCACATGACTCTCCCACATTATAAAAATTAAAACGTCAGTCTTACTATGTTTCACTGTTTTACAATGATtcttaaaagttttttttaagaatatttCTTTGTAAATGAAATCAGCAGATTcctgaaagaaaatgaaacgGAAGTATTGGTCATTTGTTATATATCTTATATATCTTTGAGGCAACACACATATAGCACATATGCTGGCAATAATATAGAACTAGTGCAGTTCCTTATGTAGCCTGCTGGCTGCAGTATGTTCTCACTTTAACTCAGGTTGTGCCTCTACCCATACAAAGCaatacatgtttatttgtgtgtgtgtgtgtgtgtgtgtgttactgatgtGTGTAAAATCcttgctgttttgtttcataCTGTAACACAGGTGATAGTCTACTACGCTTGTGTTAAGGAAAGGCAGCTTTATTTCTATAGCACAGTTCATACACTGGGCAGTTCAGTCTGCTTtatagaatttaaaaaaaaagatggacacagatttgatggactggtgacctgtccagggtgtaccctgcctctcacctgtggatagctgggataggctccagccccccaggatgaagcaggttcagatgatggatggatggatggacacagATTTACAAAATGTGAAAGATGGatataatacaaatatatttgtgtgtcatctgcataatATTGGTACTCTTTTATGATGTGGTGTTATGGAAGGATTTATAGATTGAACAAAAGGG
This portion of the Parambassis ranga chromosome 20, fParRan2.1, whole genome shotgun sequence genome encodes:
- the arhgef4 gene encoding uncharacterized protein arhgef4 isoform X2, with translation MNSLVVCVSLCVRDAMGALLSWFAARVCALVLDTAEALKLLRPQEALEDSTSLSEGLGLEEGDFGADSLEWCERSIGGGDTSDEYFDTRSWHSNTLSDLSPDGEDPLDALLGLEDTFVGQRATGGSFCSGYTKARRRESASPKDGYRDATETYIGRSNCRRKSPENHADANISLKLSNRDLCSVEIQPHLCTEELKPDLQHPSLQTQVNVSTEPYSLHLQSQCNTDTFDTKVNTQPDTQEVKLHVQREERTRLNEPTASERCVTHLDAADTQQQSTHQQDTRKREEFCNVSTHSVETERCDSHIIISEDRNTQAVKVDGVDKRDYYNRKHQCIDSSHFTDVLNTQKCDSIFTTAHFKSQKEHKASHLITEIATETRGTNSNSPSQNTKSELRDTHVNAQEVDHFSQSVCEENSSRAGSEIHPQVCTTVTKPQDEAWVLGVCFQEEQFGCVGTTTEGDKPLGTVNEICSSITFSTESASSFPSDTCATERTAAPKLPKETSLAPTAERQPDLKQPESARSQSWLIPGHTQDLIPNCYLDQGRGKPHCRKLLSVDEVLEAIECGPVEPEPGSTQFLSDTGRRSEECLPFSDNLLFLSGSCGAEDSSPLLSDDFREERRRVRSPCSFLRHNKEQEAKSSHVYVDHEQTVEAVSKDILTQSQLGITEPSEQLRGSKTTSRDPDSYFTHSATESIQDGIREHSGIPQQTIALSGQCNQDQIGVNTPEFCSLKTSPPVVSDTNNNTTPTIKAAHTGEAVGCFSEEAQNCKSLGKLSSPQIEPPKKVAHEGLEDVDKPQGDIESLLLSVKPVPGDEGCESVLGTDFDCHFRVVHANEQDKHKTGGVYAESLDCYNSEGNDLKPLMSSSELDGECNNEKHFFSPAGDHSLHNNRGSLPTSLEDSELKCRNNTQVTLPALQQGVKAVRYSYSDVSLNLSGGSGLEPILEAERSMETCSKTEEQIMRPHHEEAGANVNLSGDVSSPNLPHQQTDQGSQLEPKVNLTPVHRSCNEKRSRPMTVAYDAVSYTSACSNCDEVEDPVSPRSSNPDKKRAKSKGGQTGNKGSKFSVFAKMPSFRRTKGSKGAKSEEVSLTSPEGGVEGLTELSPQRDSEDEVFIKDDILNHYEVEDDEFGFFPSTSRTRHIRQLVNQESNVEDTGEPNLDNPLLRQVQSPNGESYKRSKSNESLNIRMRFAQAHKSLSSLFESRSMDKENDEQATVSTEEDSGKAKQPWRKLRKTKESELLKRTLSVPGGECSTAAYEQDHGDFTSSPLLDRLSSPGSPPSLRTLRHTDPIAKRGVPQKCGQESLNGCKSEGQRRKCSPNTLCMSPSLNDSTAHTSPVSPLSPGSVALLNHHFLPTWTRSHSVGGEGLTESPVRPMSPKPNSPRPSAQRKIFRHPHSVRACSVSPIVLGQSVSVEGLTDPPERPKTLKPSASPLGLSLSPLDAAEGRIDSQSHISLYAIGSISELEGKQSSGRTAGQCRGRKLLEGKEGKASVVGGGLRTGCWVEDGAVRRRRRTCSDDLWIEEQKKYKHKLARAIRGSMGQLNALLSENRDKNDAGVTLGPVEAFRGMPLKSHCFSQSTPIGLDCLGWRRHISYSSVVVPDGASEKAGLGDELGSEEDLLYEEFRSSGHRFGHPGGGGGEQLAINELISDGSVVYAEALWDHVTMDDQELGFKAGDVIEVVDASNKEWWWGRIMDSEGWFPASFVRLRVNQDEPMEEYLAHLEEAQAGEEDRASLGILLGPGLPCKEQMRTNVINEIMSTERDYIKHLKDICEGYIKQCRKRTDMFNEEQLRTIFGNIEEIYRFQRKFLKGLEKKFNKEKPHLSEIGCCFLEHQTDFQIYSEYCNNHPNACVQLSKLMKVNKYVFFFEACRLLQKMIDISLDGFLLTPVQKICKYPLQLAELLKYTNPQHRDYKDVEAALNAMKNVARLINERKRRLENIDKIAQWQSSIEDWEGEDILSRSSDLIFSGELTKLSQPQAKSQQRMFFLFDHQMVYCKKDLLRRDMLYYKGRMDMDHMEVIDLEDGKEKDFNITVKNALKLRSLSGDEVHLLCAKKPEQKQRWLRAFADERRQVQHDRETGFSLTEVQKKQAMLNACKSHPAGKPKAVTRPYYDFLLRQKHPSLPTALPQQQVFMLAEPKRKASTFWHNIGRLTPFKK
- the arhgef4 gene encoding uncharacterized protein arhgef4 isoform X1, whose translation is MDTPGSSRESAAGSSGSARTQEPSGGARSELLLYLSGLPERYRTAKFSLAAYLLCWTLLRWYQKLRCQSASVQPQEALEDSTSLSEGLGLEEGDFGADSLEWCERSIGGGDTSDEYFDTRSWHSNTLSDLSPDGEDPLDALLGLEDTFVGQRATGGSFCSGYTKARRRESASPKDGYRDATETYIGRSNCRRKSPENHADANISLKLSNRDLCSVEIQPHLCTEELKPDLQHPSLQTQVNVSTEPYSLHLQSQCNTDTFDTKVNTQPDTQEVKLHVQREERTRLNEPTASERCVTHLDAADTQQQSTHQQDTRKREEFCNVSTHSVETERCDSHIIISEDRNTQAVKVDGVDKRDYYNRKHQCIDSSHFTDVLNTQKCDSIFTTAHFKSQKEHKASHLITEIATETRGTNSNSPSQNTKSELRDTHVNAQEVDHFSQSVCEENSSRAGSEIHPQVCTTVTKPQDEAWVLGVCFQEEQFGCVGTTTEGDKPLGTVNEICSSITFSTESASSFPSDTCATERTAAPKLPKETSLAPTAERQPDLKQPESARSQSWLIPGHTQDLIPNCYLDQGRGKPHCRKLLSVDEVLEAIECGPVEPEPGSTQFLSDTGRRSEECLPFSDNLLFLSGSCGAEDSSPLLSDDFREERRRVRSPCSFLRHNKEQEAKSSHVYVDHEQTVEAVSKDILTQSQLGITEPSEQLRGSKTTSRDPDSYFTHSATESIQDGIREHSGIPQQTIALSGQCNQDQIGVNTPEFCSLKTSPPVVSDTNNNTTPTIKAAHTGEAVGCFSEEAQNCKSLGKLSSPQIEPPKKVAHEGLEDVDKPQGDIESLLLSVKPVPGDEGCESVLGTDFDCHFRVVHANEQDKHKTGGVYAESLDCYNSEGNDLKPLMSSSELDGECNNEKHFFSPAGDHSLHNNRGSLPTSLEDSELKCRNNTQVTLPALQQGVKAVRYSYSDVSLNLSGGSGLEPILEAERSMETCSKTEEQIMRPHHEEAGANVNLSGDVSSPNLPHQQTDQGSQLEPKVNLTPVHRSCNEKRSRPMTVAYDAVSYTSACSNCDEVEDPVSPRSSNPDKKRAKSKGGQTGNKGSKFSVFAKMPSFRRTKGSKGAKSEEVSLTSPEGGVEGLTELSPQRDSEDEVFIKDDILNHYEVEDDEFGFFPSTSRTRHIRQLVNQESNVEDTGEPNLDNPLLRQVQSPNGESYKRSKSNESLNIRMRFAQAHKSLSSLFESRSMDKENDEQATVSTEEDSGKAKQPWRKLRKTKESELLKRTLSVPGGECSTAAYEQDHGDFTSSPLLDRLSSPGSPPSLRTLRHTDPIAKRGVPQKCGQESLNGCKSEGQRRKCSPNTLCMSPSLNDSTAHTSPVSPLSPGSVALLNHHFLPTWTRSHSVGGEGLTESPVRPMSPKPNSPRPSAQRKIFRHPHSVRACSVSPIVLGQSVSVEGLTDPPERPKTLKPSASPLGLSLSPLDAAEGRIDSQSHISLYAIGSISELEGKQSSGRTAGQCRGRKLLEGKEGKASVVGGGLRTGCWVEDGAVRRRRRTCSDDLWIEEQKKYKHKLARAIRGSMGQLNALLSENRDKNDAGVTLGPVEAFRGMPLKSHCFSQSTPIGLDCLGWRRHISYSSVVVPDGASEKAGLGDELGSEEDLLYEEFRSSGHRFGHPGGGGGEQLAINELISDGSVVYAEALWDHVTMDDQELGFKAGDVIEVVDASNKEWWWGRIMDSEGWFPASFVRLRVNQDEPMEEYLAHLEEAQAGEEDRASLGILLGPGLPCKEQMRTNVINEIMSTERDYIKHLKDICEGYIKQCRKRTDMFNEEQLRTIFGNIEEIYRFQRKFLKGLEKKFNKEKPHLSEIGCCFLEHQTDFQIYSEYCNNHPNACVQLSKLMKVNKYVFFFEACRLLQKMIDISLDGFLLTPVQKICKYPLQLAELLKYTNPQHRDYKDVEAALNAMKNVARLINERKRRLENIDKIAQWQSSIEDWEGEDILSRSSDLIFSGELTKLSQPQAKSQQRMFFLFDHQMVYCKKDLLRRDMLYYKGRMDMDHMEVIDLEDGKEKDFNITVKNALKLRSLSGDEVHLLCAKKPEQKQRWLRAFADERRQVQHDRETGFSLTEVQKKQAMLNACKSHPAGKPKAVTRPYYDFLLRQKHPSLPTALPQQQVFMLAEPKRKASTFWHNIGRLTPFKK
- the arhgef4 gene encoding uncharacterized protein arhgef4 isoform X3, coding for MLSVMYFLRTIFQPQEALEDSTSLSEGLGLEEGDFGADSLEWCERSIGGGDTSDEYFDTRSWHSNTLSDLSPDGEDPLDALLGLEDTFVGQRATGGSFCSGYTKARRRESASPKDGYRDATETYIGRSNCRRKSPENHADANISLKLSNRDLCSVEIQPHLCTEELKPDLQHPSLQTQVNVSTEPYSLHLQSQCNTDTFDTKVNTQPDTQEVKLHVQREERTRLNEPTASERCVTHLDAADTQQQSTHQQDTRKREEFCNVSTHSVETERCDSHIIISEDRNTQAVKVDGVDKRDYYNRKHQCIDSSHFTDVLNTQKCDSIFTTAHFKSQKEHKASHLITEIATETRGTNSNSPSQNTKSELRDTHVNAQEVDHFSQSVCEENSSRAGSEIHPQVCTTVTKPQDEAWVLGVCFQEEQFGCVGTTTEGDKPLGTVNEICSSITFSTESASSFPSDTCATERTAAPKLPKETSLAPTAERQPDLKQPESARSQSWLIPGHTQDLIPNCYLDQGRGKPHCRKLLSVDEVLEAIECGPVEPEPGSTQFLSDTGRRSEECLPFSDNLLFLSGSCGAEDSSPLLSDDFREERRRVRSPCSFLRHNKEQEAKSSHVYVDHEQTVEAVSKDILTQSQLGITEPSEQLRGSKTTSRDPDSYFTHSATESIQDGIREHSGIPQQTIALSGQCNQDQIGVNTPEFCSLKTSPPVVSDTNNNTTPTIKAAHTGEAVGCFSEEAQNCKSLGKLSSPQIEPPKKVAHEGLEDVDKPQGDIESLLLSVKPVPGDEGCESVLGTDFDCHFRVVHANEQDKHKTGGVYAESLDCYNSEGNDLKPLMSSSELDGECNNEKHFFSPAGDHSLHNNRGSLPTSLEDSELKCRNNTQVTLPALQQGVKAVRYSYSDVSLNLSGGSGLEPILEAERSMETCSKTEEQIMRPHHEEAGANVNLSGDVSSPNLPHQQTDQGSQLEPKVNLTPVHRSCNEKRSRPMTVAYDAVSYTSACSNCDEVEDPVSPRSSNPDKKRAKSKGGQTGNKGSKFSVFAKMPSFRRTKGSKGAKSEEVSLTSPEGGVEGLTELSPQRDSEDEVFIKDDILNHYEVEDDEFGFFPSTSRTRHIRQLVNQESNVEDTGEPNLDNPLLRQVQSPNGESYKRSKSNESLNIRMRFAQAHKSLSSLFESRSMDKENDEQATVSTEEDSGKAKQPWRKLRKTKESELLKRTLSVPGGECSTAAYEQDHGDFTSSPLLDRLSSPGSPPSLRTLRHTDPIAKRGVPQKCGQESLNGCKSEGQRRKCSPNTLCMSPSLNDSTAHTSPVSPLSPGSVALLNHHFLPTWTRSHSVGGEGLTESPVRPMSPKPNSPRPSAQRKIFRHPHSVRACSVSPIVLGQSVSVEGLTDPPERPKTLKPSASPLGLSLSPLDAAEGRIDSQSHISLYAIGSISELEGKQSSGRTAGQCRGRKLLEGKEGKASVVGGGLRTGCWVEDGAVRRRRRTCSDDLWIEEQKKYKHKLARAIRGSMGQLNALLSENRDKNDAGVTLGPVEAFRGMPLKSHCFSQSTPIGLDCLGWRRHISYSSVVVPDGASEKAGLGDELGSEEDLLYEEFRSSGHRFGHPGGGGGEQLAINELISDGSVVYAEALWDHVTMDDQELGFKAGDVIEVVDASNKEWWWGRIMDSEGWFPASFVRLRVNQDEPMEEYLAHLEEAQAGEEDRASLGILLGPGLPCKEQMRTNVINEIMSTERDYIKHLKDICEGYIKQCRKRTDMFNEEQLRTIFGNIEEIYRFQRKFLKGLEKKFNKEKPHLSEIGCCFLEHQTDFQIYSEYCNNHPNACVQLSKLMKVNKYVFFFEACRLLQKMIDISLDGFLLTPVQKICKYPLQLAELLKYTNPQHRDYKDVEAALNAMKNVARLINERKRRLENIDKIAQWQSSIEDWEGEDILSRSSDLIFSGELTKLSQPQAKSQQRMFFLFDHQMVYCKKDLLRRDMLYYKGRMDMDHMEVIDLEDGKEKDFNITVKNALKLRSLSGDEVHLLCAKKPEQKQRWLRAFADERRQVQHDRETGFSLTEVQKKQAMLNACKSHPAGKPKAVTRPYYDFLLRQKHPSLPTALPQQQVFMLAEPKRKASTFWHNIGRLTPFKK